The following proteins come from a genomic window of Streptomyces sp. NBC_00539:
- a CDS encoding Leu/Phe/Val dehydrogenase, producing MTEMTDGVLHTLFRTEQGGHEQVVLCQDRATGLKAVIAIHSTALGPALGGTRFHAYASDEEAVRDALNLSRGMSYKNALAGLDHGGGKAVIIGDPDTLKSEELLLAYGRFVDSLGGRYVTACDVGTYVADMDVVARTTRWATGRSPENGGAGDSSVLTSFGVFQGMRASAQHLWGDPTLRGRKVAVAGVGKVGKHLVEHLLEDGAEVVITDVRQESVQAILDKHATGKYAGKVTAVAGTDALIRVEGLDIYAPCALGGALNDESVPALTAKVVCGAANNQLAHPGVEKDLADRGILYAPDYVVNAGGVIQVADELHGFDFDRCKAKATKIFDTTLAIFARAKADGIPPAAAADRIAEQRMSDARAARAL from the coding sequence GTGACCGAAATGACCGACGGCGTCCTGCACACCCTGTTCCGTACGGAACAGGGTGGCCACGAGCAAGTCGTGCTGTGCCAGGACCGGGCCACGGGCCTCAAGGCCGTCATCGCCATCCACTCCACCGCCCTGGGCCCCGCCCTCGGCGGTACGCGCTTCCACGCGTACGCCTCGGACGAGGAAGCAGTCCGCGACGCGCTGAACCTCTCGCGCGGCATGTCGTACAAGAACGCCCTCGCCGGTCTCGACCACGGCGGCGGCAAGGCCGTCATCATCGGTGACCCGGACACCCTCAAGAGCGAGGAACTGCTGCTGGCCTACGGCCGGTTCGTGGACTCCCTCGGCGGCCGTTACGTGACCGCGTGCGACGTCGGCACGTACGTCGCGGACATGGACGTGGTCGCCCGCACCACCCGCTGGGCGACCGGCCGCTCCCCCGAGAACGGCGGCGCCGGCGACTCCTCGGTGCTCACCTCCTTCGGCGTGTTCCAGGGCATGCGCGCCAGCGCCCAGCACCTGTGGGGCGACCCGACGCTGCGCGGCCGCAAGGTCGCCGTCGCGGGGGTCGGCAAGGTCGGCAAGCACCTGGTCGAACACCTGCTGGAGGACGGCGCCGAGGTCGTGATCACCGATGTCCGCCAGGAGTCGGTGCAGGCCATCCTCGACAAGCACGCCACCGGCAAGTACGCGGGCAAGGTCACCGCCGTCGCCGGCACCGACGCACTGATCCGCGTCGAGGGCCTGGACATCTACGCACCGTGCGCGCTGGGCGGTGCGCTGAACGACGAGTCGGTGCCCGCCCTGACCGCCAAGGTCGTGTGCGGCGCCGCGAACAACCAGCTCGCGCACCCGGGCGTGGAGAAGGACCTCGCGGACCGCGGGATCCTCTACGCCCCCGACTACGTGGTGAACGCGGGCGGTGTCATCCAGGTCGCGGACGAGCTGCACGGCTTCGACTTCGACCGCTGCAAGGCGAAGGCGACGAAGATCTTCGACACCACGCTCGCCATATTCGCACGTGCGAAGGCGGACGGTATCCCGCCGGCCGCCGCGGCCGACCGGATCGCCGAGCAGCGGATGTCGGACGCCCGCGCCGCCCGCGCGCTCTGA
- a CDS encoding DUF3073 domain-containing protein, with translation MGRGRAKAKQTKVARQLKYNSGGTDLSRLANELGASPTEPLPISAPVEVDDDLDDDDPYAKYAELYNSDDDEDEDEESGPSAHRRGA, from the coding sequence ATGGGGCGCGGCCGGGCCAAGGCCAAGCAGACAAAGGTCGCCCGCCAGCTGAAGTACAACAGCGGCGGGACTGACCTCTCGCGTCTGGCCAATGAGCTGGGCGCATCGCCGACAGAGCCGCTGCCTATCAGCGCGCCGGTCGAAGTCGATGACGATCTGGACGACGACGACCCGTACGCCAAGTACGCGGAGCTGTACAACAGCGATGACGACGAGGACGAGGACGAAGAGTCCGGTCCGTCGGCGCACCGTCGCGGCGCTTGA
- the purM gene encoding phosphoribosylformylglycinamidine cyclo-ligase, giving the protein MTEKTTGASYAAAGVDIEAGDRAVELMKEWVKKTQRPEVLGGLGGFAGLFDASALKRYERPLLASATDGVGTKVDIARRLGVYDTIGHDLVAMVMDDIVVCGAEPLFMTDYICVGKVHPERVAAIVKGIAEGCVLAGCALVGGETAEHPGLLGPDDFDVAGAGTGVVEYDRLLGADRIRTGDAVIAMASSGLHSNGYSLVRHVLLDQAGMALEQHVEELGRTLGEELLEPTKIYSLDCMALTRTAEVHAYSHITGGGLAANLARVIPDHLHATVDRSTWAPGAIFDLVGRTGRVEQLELEKTLNMGVGMMAVVPQESVDVALTALADRGVDAWVAGEILDRGDHSEGATLTGSYAS; this is encoded by the coding sequence ATGACAGAGAAGACCACCGGTGCCAGCTACGCAGCAGCAGGTGTCGACATCGAAGCGGGAGACCGCGCCGTCGAACTCATGAAGGAGTGGGTGAAGAAGACGCAGCGCCCCGAGGTCCTCGGCGGCCTCGGCGGTTTCGCCGGCCTCTTCGACGCCTCCGCCCTCAAGCGGTACGAGCGCCCCCTGCTCGCCTCCGCCACCGACGGCGTCGGCACCAAGGTGGACATCGCCCGCCGGCTCGGCGTGTACGACACCATCGGCCACGACCTGGTCGCGATGGTCATGGACGACATCGTCGTCTGCGGCGCGGAGCCGCTCTTCATGACCGACTACATCTGCGTCGGCAAGGTGCACCCCGAGCGTGTCGCGGCCATCGTCAAGGGCATCGCCGAGGGCTGTGTCCTCGCCGGCTGCGCCCTGGTGGGCGGCGAGACCGCCGAGCACCCGGGTCTGCTGGGCCCGGACGACTTCGACGTGGCGGGCGCGGGCACGGGTGTGGTCGAGTACGACCGGCTGCTGGGCGCGGATCGCATCCGTACGGGTGACGCCGTCATCGCCATGGCATCGTCCGGCCTTCACTCGAACGGGTACTCGCTGGTCCGTCACGTCCTGCTCGACCAGGCGGGGATGGCCCTGGAGCAGCACGTCGAGGAGCTCGGCCGGACCCTCGGCGAGGAGCTGCTGGAGCCGACCAAGATCTACTCGCTGGACTGCATGGCCCTCACCCGTACGGCCGAGGTCCACGCGTACTCGCACATCACCGGCGGCGGCCTCGCGGCCAACCTCGCCCGGGTGATCCCGGACCACCTGCACGCCACGGTCGACCGCTCGACCTGGGCCCCCGGCGCCATCTTCGACCTGGTCGGCAGGACCGGCCGGGTGGAGCAGCTGGAGCTGGAGAAGACCCTGAACATGGGCGTCGGCATGATGGCCGTCGTCCCGCAGGAGTCGGTGGACGTGGCCCTGACCGCGCTGGCCGACCGGGGCGTCGACGCCTGGGTCGCCGGCGAGATCCTGGACCGCGGCGACCACTCCGAGGGCGCGACCCTCACCGGTTCCTACGCGAGCTGA
- the purF gene encoding amidophosphoribosyltransferase, translated as MPRGDGRLNHDLLPGEKGPQDACGVFGVWAPGEEVAKLTYFGLYALQHRGQESAGIAVSNGSQILVFKDMGLVSQVFDETSLGSLQGHIAVGHARYSTTGASVWENAQPTFRATAHGSIALGHNGNLVNTAELAEMVADLPRQDGRATQVAATNDTDLVTALLAGQTDDDGKPLTIEESAAKVLPQVKGAFSLVFMDEGTLYTARDPQGIRPLVLGRLERGWVVASETAALDICGASFVREVEPGELIAIDENGLRTSRFAEAKPKGCVFEYVYLARPDTDIAGRNVYLSRVEMGRRLAKEAPVEADLVIATPESGTPAAVGYAEASGIPYGSGLVKNAYVGRTFIQPSQTIRQLGIRLKLNPLKEVIRGKRLVVVDDSIVRGNTQRALVKMLREAGAAEVHIRISSPPVKWPCFFGIDFATRAELIANGMTVDEIATSLGADSLSYISLDAMVEATTIQKPNLCRACFDGEYPMELPDPQLLGKQLLESELAGGTDAADALRRP; from the coding sequence GTGCCTCGTGGTGATGGACGACTCAACCACGACCTGCTCCCCGGCGAAAAGGGCCCCCAGGACGCTTGCGGCGTCTTCGGTGTCTGGGCTCCGGGTGAAGAGGTCGCCAAGCTCACCTACTTCGGACTGTATGCGCTGCAGCACCGTGGACAAGAGTCCGCGGGAATCGCTGTGAGCAACGGTTCCCAGATCCTCGTCTTCAAGGACATGGGCCTCGTTTCCCAAGTCTTCGACGAAACCTCTCTCGGATCGCTCCAAGGTCATATCGCGGTCGGTCACGCCCGCTATTCGACCACCGGGGCTTCGGTCTGGGAGAACGCGCAGCCCACTTTCCGCGCGACCGCCCACGGCTCGATCGCCCTGGGTCACAACGGCAACCTGGTGAACACCGCCGAGCTCGCGGAGATGGTCGCCGACCTTCCCCGTCAGGACGGCCGTGCCACCCAGGTCGCAGCCACCAACGACACCGACCTGGTCACCGCCCTGCTGGCCGGCCAGACCGATGACGACGGCAAGCCCCTGACCATCGAGGAGTCGGCCGCCAAGGTCCTCCCGCAGGTCAAGGGCGCGTTCTCGCTCGTCTTCATGGACGAGGGAACCCTCTACACCGCCCGTGACCCGCAGGGCATCCGCCCGCTGGTCCTCGGCCGCCTGGAGCGCGGCTGGGTGGTCGCCAGCGAGACCGCCGCCCTCGACATCTGCGGCGCCAGCTTCGTCCGCGAGGTCGAGCCGGGTGAGCTCATCGCGATCGACGAGAACGGCCTGCGGACCTCCCGATTCGCGGAAGCGAAGCCCAAGGGCTGTGTCTTCGAGTACGTCTACCTGGCGCGCCCGGACACCGACATCGCGGGCCGGAACGTCTACCTCTCGCGTGTCGAGATGGGCCGGCGCCTGGCCAAGGAAGCCCCGGTCGAAGCGGACCTGGTGATAGCGACGCCGGAGTCCGGCACGCCCGCCGCGGTCGGCTACGCGGAGGCCAGCGGGATCCCGTACGGGTCCGGCCTGGTCAAGAACGCCTACGTCGGCCGGACCTTCATCCAGCCCTCGCAGACGATCCGCCAGCTCGGCATCCGCCTCAAGCTCAACCCGCTCAAGGAAGTCATCCGCGGCAAGCGCCTCGTGGTCGTCGACGACTCGATCGTCCGCGGCAACACCCAGCGCGCCCTGGTCAAGATGCTCCGCGAGGCCGGCGCGGCCGAGGTCCACATCCGGATCTCCTCGCCGCCGGTGAAGTGGCCGTGCTTCTTCGGCATCGACTTCGCCACCCGGGCCGAGCTGATCGCCAACGGCATGACGGTCGACGAGATCGCCACGTCGCTCGGCGCCGACTCGCTCTCGTACATCTCGCTCGACGCGATGGTCGAGGCGACCACCATCCAGAAGCCCAACCTCTGCCGTGCCTGCTTCGACGGCGAGTACCCGATGGAGCTGCCCGACCCGCAGCTGCTCGGCAAGCAGCTCCTGGAGTCCGAGCTCGCGGGCGGCACCGACGCCGCCGACGCGCTCCGGCGCCCGTAG
- a CDS encoding putative leader peptide — protein MQPLGDRAVTLVERRHVDLVRVASAICRCSA, from the coding sequence ATGCAGCCCCTCGGTGACCGCGCCGTCACCCTCGTCGAGCGCCGACACGTGGACCTGGTCCGTGTCGCGAGCGCCATCTGTCGCTGCTCCGCGTAG
- a CDS encoding sulfatase family protein codes for MTTYESPLSRRAFGGAVGVSAAAAAVGLGSAPAAARARQDTAAGTPETDRGEQEFRAARGRHSRRPNILFILGDDLGWADLSSYGSPHIKTPNLDRLGRQGVRFTDAYSGSATCSPTRFSLYTGRYPGRTKGGLAEPIADKSAGLEPTHPTLASLLRDRGYATALIGKWHCGYLPDYSPTRSGWDEFFGNFGGALEYYSKLGLNGEYDLYEGDAEYKDLRYFTRIITERASEYVSRDHHGKPWLLNLNFTTPHWPWIAEGDTAESAEIVRRIKAGDPRALWHQDGGSVEKYRQMVEDLDRSVGEVLKALERSGQQEDTLVVFASDNGGERFSYNWPLSGNKASLQEGGIRVPTLVRWPARLDGGQVSRVPVFSPDWTATLLELAGARPHPAYPLDGVSLAGYLLRGERLAERDLFWRVRGERALRRGDWKYYQGKSGRDQLFNLAGDVREQADKAAVEPERLARLRAAWEKTNAGLLPYPG; via the coding sequence GTGACCACGTACGAATCCCCCCTGTCCCGGCGTGCCTTCGGCGGCGCGGTGGGTGTGAGCGCGGCCGCCGCCGCGGTGGGCCTGGGCTCGGCGCCCGCCGCGGCCCGGGCGCGGCAGGACACCGCCGCCGGGACCCCGGAGACCGACCGCGGCGAGCAGGAGTTCCGGGCGGCGCGGGGACGTCACTCCCGGCGCCCGAACATCCTGTTCATCCTCGGTGACGACCTCGGCTGGGCGGACCTGTCCTCCTACGGCTCCCCGCACATCAAGACCCCGAACCTGGACCGGCTGGGCCGCCAGGGCGTCCGCTTCACCGACGCCTACTCGGGCTCCGCGACCTGCTCCCCGACCCGGTTCAGCCTGTACACGGGCCGCTACCCGGGCCGTACGAAGGGCGGCCTGGCGGAGCCGATCGCGGACAAGTCGGCCGGACTGGAGCCCACGCACCCCACGTTGGCCTCGCTGCTGCGCGACCGCGGGTACGCCACGGCGCTGATCGGCAAGTGGCACTGCGGCTACCTGCCCGACTACAGCCCGACCCGTTCGGGCTGGGACGAGTTCTTCGGGAACTTCGGCGGGGCGCTGGAGTACTACTCCAAGCTGGGCCTGAACGGCGAGTACGACCTGTACGAGGGCGACGCCGAGTACAAGGACCTGCGCTACTTCACGCGGATCATCACCGAGCGGGCGAGCGAGTACGTCTCCCGCGACCACCACGGCAAGCCCTGGCTGCTGAACCTCAACTTCACCACCCCGCACTGGCCGTGGATCGCGGAGGGGGACACCGCGGAGAGCGCCGAGATCGTCAGGCGGATCAAGGCGGGCGACCCCCGGGCGCTGTGGCACCAGGACGGCGGGTCGGTCGAGAAGTACCGGCAGATGGTGGAGGACCTGGACCGCTCCGTCGGCGAGGTGTTGAAGGCACTCGAACGGTCGGGGCAACAGGAGGACACCCTGGTCGTCTTCGCCAGCGACAACGGCGGCGAGCGCTTCTCCTACAACTGGCCGCTGTCGGGCAACAAGGCGTCCTTGCAGGAGGGCGGCATCCGGGTGCCGACGCTCGTGCGCTGGCCCGCCCGGCTGGACGGCGGTCAGGTCAGCCGCGTCCCGGTGTTCAGCCCGGACTGGACGGCGACGCTGCTGGAGCTGGCGGGCGCCCGACCGCACCCGGCGTATCCGCTGGACGGGGTGAGCCTCGCCGGGTACCTGCTGCGCGGGGAGCGGCTCGCGGAGCGGGACCTGTTCTGGCGGGTGCGCGGGGAGCGGGCGCTGCGCCGCGGGGACTGGAAGTACTACCAGGGCAAGAGCGGGCGCGACCAGCTCTTCAACCTGGCCGGGGACGTGCGCGAGCAGGCCGACAAGGCGGCCGTGGAACCGGAGCGGCTGGCCCGGTTGCGGGCGGCGTGGGAGAAGACGAACGCGGGGCTGCTGCCGTACCCGGGGTGA
- a CDS encoding META domain-containing protein: MRTQRPALPAALAAVLALVGVCACGAQDAAPRPVHTGTVDGKSSPEPPADAPLTATGWTVTALTRGGAASPVSAEAAGKARFTLAPDGAASGGLGCNRFTAKATVEGASLTFGPIASTRMACAGGAGEVERALTALFGGGPLGWQVHGRTLTLTGADGSGLIAEAASAAE; this comes from the coding sequence ATGCGTACGCAACGTCCCGCGCTCCCCGCCGCCCTGGCCGCCGTCCTCGCGCTCGTCGGAGTCTGCGCCTGCGGTGCGCAGGACGCCGCGCCCCGGCCCGTCCACACCGGGACCGTCGACGGGAAATCCTCCCCGGAGCCCCCGGCCGACGCCCCGTTGACCGCCACCGGGTGGACCGTCACGGCCCTGACCCGGGGCGGAGCGGCCTCCCCCGTGTCCGCCGAAGCCGCCGGGAAGGCCCGCTTCACCCTCGCCCCCGACGGCGCGGCGAGCGGCGGTCTCGGCTGCAACCGGTTCACGGCGAAGGCCACCGTCGAGGGCGCCTCCCTCACCTTCGGGCCGATCGCCTCGACCCGCATGGCCTGCGCGGGAGGCGCCGGCGAGGTCGAACGGGCCCTGACCGCCCTGTTCGGCGGCGGCCCGCTCGGCTGGCAGGTCCACGGCCGGACCCTGACCCTCACCGGCGCCGACGGCTCCGGCCTGATCGCCGAGGCGGCCTCCGCGGCGGAGTGA
- a CDS encoding maleylpyruvate isomerase family mycothiol-dependent enzyme yields MPPAKRKTRTYDPAKIRAAVTAQFGHVADAVRELTPEQLARPTTLGRWTVGDLAAHIAWIADSLAAGLARPPAAVPELTAVEWPSATASLAGKIAEAAKETLAGAPLPELYERAGARLAEALEANPDRRVLSLWIGAMTLGDFLVTRTVELVVHTDDLNRAAGLDVPIERQALAACTRLLADALAVTAPGGSVEVRIPPFAVVQCVEGPRHTRGTPPNVVETDPLTWLRLATGRTGWAEEVREARVRASGERADLSALLPLMS; encoded by the coding sequence ATGCCGCCCGCGAAGAGGAAAACGCGCACCTACGACCCCGCGAAGATCCGCGCCGCCGTCACGGCCCAATTCGGCCATGTCGCGGACGCCGTACGGGAGCTGACTCCCGAGCAGCTGGCCCGGCCCACCACGCTCGGCCGGTGGACGGTCGGGGACCTGGCCGCGCACATCGCGTGGATCGCGGACTCGCTGGCCGCGGGTCTGGCCCGGCCGCCCGCCGCCGTCCCGGAGCTGACGGCCGTCGAATGGCCCTCCGCCACCGCGTCGCTCGCCGGGAAGATCGCCGAGGCGGCGAAGGAGACCCTGGCCGGGGCGCCGCTGCCTGAGCTGTACGAGCGCGCCGGGGCGCGGCTGGCCGAGGCGCTCGAAGCCAACCCGGACCGCCGGGTGCTGAGCCTGTGGATCGGGGCCATGACCCTCGGGGACTTCCTGGTCACCCGGACCGTTGAACTCGTGGTGCACACCGATGACCTGAACCGGGCCGCCGGACTGGACGTCCCGATCGAGCGGCAGGCCCTCGCCGCCTGCACCCGGCTGCTCGCCGACGCCCTCGCCGTCACCGCGCCCGGCGGCTCGGTCGAGGTGCGGATCCCGCCCTTCGCGGTGGTCCAGTGCGTCGAGGGGCCCCGCCACACCCGGGGCACCCCGCCGAACGTGGTCGAGACCGACCCGCTGACCTGGCTGCGGCTGGCGACGGGCCGGACCGGCTGGGCCGAGGAGGTGCGCGAAGCCCGGGTACGGGCCAGCGGTGAGCGGGCGGACCTGTCGGCGCTGCTGCCCCTGATGAGCTGA
- the purL gene encoding phosphoribosylformylglycinamidine synthase subunit PurL: MSLDTIKNATETPDAAQPWKELGLKEDEYARIREILGRRPTGAELAMYSVMWSEHCSYKSSKVHLKQFGDKAPENTAMLVGIGENAGVVDVGQGYAVTFKVESHNHPSYIEPYQGAATGVGGIVRDILAMGARPVAVVDPLRFGAADHPDTKRVLPGVVAGIGGYGNCLGLPNIGGEVVFDACYQGNPLVNAGCIGVMKHEDIHLAKASGPGNKVVLYGARTGGDGIGGVSVLASETFDDSKPTKRPAVQVGDPFQEKLLIECTLEIFKEKLVAGIQDLGGAGLSCATSELASAGSGGMRVELDTVPLRDATLSPEEILMSESQERMCAIVEPQHVDRFMEICEKWDVIATVIGEVTDGERLEIFWHGEQIVDVPPGTVAHEGPVYHRPYARPEWQDALQADDAGKLPRPATSEELRAQVLALVSSPNQASKSWVTDQYDRFVQGNTVLAQPEDAGMVRIDEETGLGVAMATDGNGRFAKLDPYTGAQLALAEAYRNVAATGAKPLAISDCLNFGSPEDPGVMWQFAEATRGLADGCLELGTPVTGGNVSLYNQTGDIAIHPTPVVAVLGVIDDVNRRTPMAFAEAGQLLYLLGDTAEEFGGSAWSEVVHQHLGGMPPKVDLGREKLLGEILISASRDGMIDAAHDLSDGGVIQALTESCLRGGNGARVVVPEGLDAFTFLFSESAGRAIVAVPRSEELRFTDMCGARGLPATRIGVVDGEEIEVQGEFTIPLAELRTAHEATIPALLA, encoded by the coding sequence ATGAGCCTCGACACCATCAAGAACGCCACCGAGACCCCGGACGCGGCGCAGCCCTGGAAGGAACTCGGCCTCAAGGAGGACGAGTACGCCCGGATCCGGGAGATCCTCGGCCGCCGTCCCACCGGCGCCGAGCTCGCCATGTACTCCGTCATGTGGTCCGAGCACTGCTCGTACAAGAGCAGCAAGGTCCACTTGAAGCAGTTCGGCGACAAGGCCCCCGAGAACACGGCCATGCTCGTCGGCATCGGCGAGAACGCCGGTGTCGTCGACGTCGGCCAGGGCTACGCGGTCACCTTCAAGGTCGAGTCGCACAACCACCCCTCGTACATCGAGCCCTACCAGGGCGCGGCCACCGGCGTCGGCGGCATCGTCCGCGACATCCTCGCCATGGGCGCCCGCCCCGTCGCCGTGGTGGACCCGCTGCGCTTCGGCGCGGCCGACCACCCCGACACCAAGCGCGTACTGCCGGGCGTCGTCGCGGGCATCGGCGGCTACGGCAACTGCCTGGGCCTGCCCAACATCGGCGGCGAGGTCGTCTTCGACGCCTGCTACCAGGGCAACCCGCTGGTCAACGCCGGCTGCATCGGCGTGATGAAGCACGAGGACATCCACCTCGCCAAGGCCTCCGGCCCCGGCAACAAGGTCGTCCTCTACGGTGCCCGCACCGGCGGCGACGGCATCGGCGGCGTCTCGGTCCTCGCGTCCGAGACGTTCGACGACAGCAAGCCGACCAAGCGCCCCGCCGTCCAGGTCGGCGACCCCTTCCAGGAGAAGCTCCTCATCGAGTGCACCCTGGAGATCTTCAAGGAGAAGCTGGTCGCCGGCATCCAGGACCTCGGCGGCGCCGGGCTGTCCTGCGCCACGAGCGAGCTGGCCTCCGCCGGTTCCGGCGGCATGCGCGTCGAGCTGGACACCGTCCCGCTGCGCGACGCGACCCTCTCGCCCGAGGAGATCCTCATGAGCGAGTCGCAGGAACGCATGTGCGCGATCGTCGAGCCCCAGCACGTCGACCGCTTCATGGAGATCTGCGAGAAGTGGGACGTCATCGCCACCGTCATCGGTGAAGTCACCGACGGCGAACGCCTGGAGATCTTCTGGCACGGCGAGCAGATCGTGGACGTGCCCCCGGGCACCGTCGCCCACGAGGGACCGGTCTACCACCGCCCCTACGCCCGCCCCGAGTGGCAGGACGCGCTCCAGGCCGACGACGCGGGCAAGCTGCCGCGGCCGGCGACCTCCGAGGAACTGCGCGCGCAGGTCCTGGCGCTGGTCTCGTCGCCGAACCAGGCTTCGAAGTCCTGGGTCACCGACCAGTACGACCGTTTCGTGCAGGGCAACACGGTGCTCGCACAGCCCGAGGACGCCGGCATGGTCCGCATCGACGAGGAGACCGGCCTCGGCGTCGCGATGGCCACCGACGGCAACGGCCGCTTCGCGAAGCTCGACCCGTACACGGGCGCGCAGCTGGCCCTGGCGGAGGCGTACCGCAACGTCGCCGCGACCGGCGCCAAGCCGCTGGCCATCTCCGACTGCCTGAACTTCGGCTCCCCCGAGGACCCGGGCGTCATGTGGCAGTTCGCCGAGGCCACCCGCGGTCTCGCCGACGGCTGCCTGGAGCTGGGCACGCCGGTGACCGGCGGCAACGTCTCGCTCTACAACCAGACCGGTGACATCGCGATCCACCCGACCCCGGTCGTGGCGGTCCTCGGTGTGATCGACGACGTCAACCGCCGTACGCCGATGGCGTTCGCGGAGGCCGGCCAGCTGCTCTACCTGCTCGGCGACACGGCCGAGGAGTTCGGCGGCTCGGCGTGGTCCGAGGTCGTCCACCAGCACCTCGGCGGCATGCCGCCCAAGGTGGACCTCGGCCGCGAGAAGCTGCTCGGCGAGATCCTGATCTCGGCCTCGCGCGACGGCATGATCGACGCCGCGCACGACCTGTCGGACGGCGGCGTGATCCAGGCGCTCACCGAGTCCTGCCTGCGCGGCGGCAACGGCGCGCGGGTCGTGGTCCCGGAAGGCCTGGACGCCTTCACCTTCCTGTTCTCCGAGTCCGCGGGCCGCGCCATCGTGGCGGTCCCGCGCAGCGAGGAACTCCGCTTCACCGACATGTGCGGTGCGCGGGGCCTGCCGGCCACCCGCATCGGCGTGGTCGACGGCGAGGAGATCGAGGTCCAGGGCGAGTTCACCATCCCGCTCGCGGAACTGCGTACCGCCCACGAGGCGACGATCCCGGCGCTCCTCGCCTGA
- the purQ gene encoding phosphoribosylformylglycinamidine synthase subunit PurQ — protein sequence MTTRIGVVTFPGTLDDRDSLRAVRLAGAEPVSLWHRDKDLHQVDAVVLAGGFSYGDYLRAGAISRFSPVMETIIEQAKAGMPVLGICNGFQVLTEAHLLPGAMLRNNHLHFICREQKLRVENAGGAWTGDYEAGQEISIPLKNMDGRYTADERTLDELEAEGRVAFRYLDGNPNGSLRDIAGITNAAGNVLGLMPHPEHAVEPLIGTGRTDGLPFFTSVLKKLVSA from the coding sequence GTGACCACTCGCATCGGAGTCGTCACGTTCCCCGGAACGCTCGACGACCGTGACTCACTGCGCGCCGTGCGCCTCGCCGGAGCCGAGCCCGTCTCGCTGTGGCACCGCGACAAGGACCTCCACCAGGTCGACGCGGTCGTCCTCGCGGGCGGCTTCTCCTACGGGGACTACCTGCGCGCCGGGGCCATCTCCCGGTTCTCGCCGGTGATGGAGACCATCATCGAGCAGGCCAAGGCCGGCATGCCGGTCCTCGGCATCTGCAACGGCTTCCAGGTCCTGACCGAAGCCCACCTGCTGCCGGGGGCGATGCTCCGCAACAACCACCTGCACTTCATCTGCCGCGAGCAGAAGCTGCGCGTGGAGAACGCGGGAGGTGCCTGGACCGGCGACTACGAAGCCGGCCAGGAGATCTCCATCCCGCTCAAGAACATGGACGGCCGCTACACCGCCGACGAGCGCACGCTCGACGAACTGGAGGCCGAAGGCCGAGTGGCCTTCCGGTACCTCGACGGGAACCCGAACGGCTCGCTGCGGGACATCGCCGGCATCACCAACGCCGCCGGCAACGTCCTCGGCCTCATGCCGCACCCCGAGCACGCGGTCGAGCCGCTGATCGGGACGGGCCGCACCGACGGCCTCCCGTTCTTCACGTCGGTCCTGAAGAAGCTGGTCAGCGCATGA
- the purS gene encoding phosphoribosylformylglycinamidine synthase subunit PurS encodes MARVVVDVMLKPEILDPQGQAVQRALPRLGFDGIADVRQGKRFELEVEGPVDQAALDRIHKMAETFLANTVIEDFTVKVEA; translated from the coding sequence ATGGCACGCGTCGTAGTCGACGTCATGCTCAAGCCGGAGATCCTCGACCCCCAGGGCCAGGCGGTGCAGCGTGCACTGCCGCGCCTGGGATTCGACGGGATCGCCGACGTCCGCCAGGGGAAGCGCTTCGAACTGGAGGTGGAGGGACCGGTCGACCAGGCCGCCCTCGACCGCATCCACAAGATGGCCGAAACGTTCCTCGCCAACACCGTCATCGAAGACTTCACCGTGAAGGTCGAGGCCTGA
- a CDS encoding histone-like nucleoid-structuring protein Lsr2, whose protein sequence is MAQRVVVTLSDDIDGGEAAETVSFALDGKSYEIDLNPANAKKLRKGLAPYVAAGRRQARSGKAYRHTSIAPDPAAVRAWARSNDHDVPPRGRIPKRVYEAYNAAH, encoded by the coding sequence GTGGCGCAGCGCGTAGTAGTCACGCTCTCCGATGACATCGACGGCGGAGAAGCGGCGGAAACGGTCTCGTTCGCCCTGGACGGTAAGTCGTACGAGATCGACCTCAATCCGGCCAACGCAAAGAAACTGCGGAAGGGCCTGGCGCCTTACGTGGCCGCCGGCCGCCGGCAGGCCCGCTCGGGCAAGGCGTACCGGCACACCAGCATCGCCCCCGACCCGGCCGCCGTACGCGCCTGGGCCCGGTCGAACGACCACGACGTGCCGCCGCGCGGCCGGATCCCGAAGCGGGTCTACGAGGCCTACAACGCTGCCCACTGA